A single genomic interval of Primulina huaijiensis isolate GDHJ02 chromosome 7, ASM1229523v2, whole genome shotgun sequence harbors:
- the LOC140980947 gene encoding uncharacterized protein, producing MKIIKSSAGALTNFEVLDLLRSRGAGKDPSRIIASVLPSEFKVFDYLEQTAACNQTRDAINKLVDECKKYDLAKAEILNIANIRPSSAVEVYTIIEECDTRVEDRIDELVETITQVLPPHPSQAESMDMT from the exons ATGAAGAT AATTAAATCTAGCGCTGGCGCGCTTACTAATTTTGAAGTTCTTGATCTTTTAAGATCAAGAGGGGCTGGAAAAGATCCCTCCAGAATTATTGCTTCGGTGTTGCCATCTGAGTTTAAGGT CTTTGATTATTTAGAGCAAACAGCAGCTTGTAATCAAACAAGGGACGCTATCAATAAGCTCGTGGATGAGTGTAAGAAATATGACCTTGCCAAGGCTGAGATTCTTAACATTGCAAATATAAGACCGTCATCTGCAGTTGAAGTTTACACG ATTATAGAAGAATGTGACACGCGTGTGGAAGATAGAATCGATGAGCTTGTAGAGACAATCACTCAAGTTTTACCACCACATCCATCACAAGCAGAATCTATGGACATGACATAA
- the LOC140980946 gene encoding uncharacterized protein isoform X3 yields the protein MKIIKSSAGALTNFEVLDLLRSRGAGKDPSRIIASVLLSEFKVFDYLEQTAACNQTRDAINKLVDECKKYDLAKAEILNIANIRPSSAVEVYTIIEECDMRVEDRIDELVETITQVLPPRPSQAESMDMT from the exons ATGAAGAT AATTAAATCCAGTGCTGGCGCGCTTACTAATTTTGAAGTTCTTGATCTTTTAAGATCAAGAGGGGCTGGAAAAGATCCCTCCAGAATTATTGCTTCAGTGTTGCTATCTGAGTTTAAG GTCTTTGATTATTTAGAGCAAACTGCAGCTTGTAATCAAACAAGGGACGCTATCAATAAGCTTGTGGATGAGTGTAAGAAATATGACCTTGCCAAGGCTGAGATTCTTAACATTGCAAATATAAGACCGTCATCTGCAGTTGAAGTTTACACG ATTATAGAAGAATGTGACATGCGTGTGGAAGATAGAATCGATGAGCTTGTAGAGACCATCACTCAAGTTTTACCGCCACGTCCATCACAAGCAGAATCTATGGACATGACATAA
- the LOC140980946 gene encoding uncharacterized protein isoform X2 has protein sequence MSGLCYLSIAIKYYWELQVEIILGISVGSGDSKYLKKESYRVKELRSLAMKIIKSSAGALTNFEVLDLLRSRGAGKDPSRIIASVLLSEFKVFDYLEQTAACNQTRDAINKLVDECKKYDLAKAEILNIANIRPSSAVEVYTIIEECDMRVEDRIDELVETITQVLPPRPSQAESMDMT, from the exons ATGTCAGGTTTATGTTATTTATCAATTGCGATAAAATATTATTGGGAATTACAGGTAGAAATAATTCTTGGAATTTCTGTCGGGAGTGGCGATTCAAAGTACTTGAAGAAGGAAAGTTATAGAGTTAAAGAATTGAGAAGTCTGGCAATGAAGAT AATTAAATCCAGTGCTGGCGCGCTTACTAATTTTGAAGTTCTTGATCTTTTAAGATCAAGAGGGGCTGGAAAAGATCCCTCCAGAATTATTGCTTCAGTGTTGCTATCTGAGTTTAAG GTCTTTGATTATTTAGAGCAAACTGCAGCTTGTAATCAAACAAGGGACGCTATCAATAAGCTTGTGGATGAGTGTAAGAAATATGACCTTGCCAAGGCTGAGATTCTTAACATTGCAAATATAAGACCGTCATCTGCAGTTGAAGTTTACACG ATTATAGAAGAATGTGACATGCGTGTGGAAGATAGAATCGATGAGCTTGTAGAGACCATCACTCAAGTTTTACCGCCACGTCCATCACAAGCAGAATCTATGGACATGACATAA
- the LOC140980946 gene encoding uncharacterized protein isoform X1, with protein sequence MSLLSASRSILYPQIANSEVPLFRIYEARVEIILGISVGSGDSKYLKKESYRVKELRSLAMKIIKSSAGALTNFEVLDLLRSRGAGKDPSRIIASVLLSEFKVFDYLEQTAACNQTRDAINKLVDECKKYDLAKAEILNIANIRPSSAVEVYTIIEECDMRVEDRIDELVETITQVLPPRPSQAESMDMT encoded by the exons atgtccCTTCTCTCGGCTTCTCGTTCAATTCTCTATCCCCAAATTGCAAACTCTGAAGTGCCGCTTTTCCGGATTTACGAGGCTAGG GTAGAAATAATTCTTGGAATTTCTGTCGGGAGTGGCGATTCAAAGTACTTGAAGAAGGAAAGTTATAGAGTTAAAGAATTGAGAAGTCTGGCAATGAAGAT AATTAAATCCAGTGCTGGCGCGCTTACTAATTTTGAAGTTCTTGATCTTTTAAGATCAAGAGGGGCTGGAAAAGATCCCTCCAGAATTATTGCTTCAGTGTTGCTATCTGAGTTTAAG GTCTTTGATTATTTAGAGCAAACTGCAGCTTGTAATCAAACAAGGGACGCTATCAATAAGCTTGTGGATGAGTGTAAGAAATATGACCTTGCCAAGGCTGAGATTCTTAACATTGCAAATATAAGACCGTCATCTGCAGTTGAAGTTTACACG ATTATAGAAGAATGTGACATGCGTGTGGAAGATAGAATCGATGAGCTTGTAGAGACCATCACTCAAGTTTTACCGCCACGTCCATCACAAGCAGAATCTATGGACATGACATAA
- the LOC140981342 gene encoding chlorophyllase-2, with protein sequence MNSAPTISTPASTNIFSLGKYSTNFITIESRTCGFSSKVSTFSPPKPLLICSPTETGEFPVLLLLHGYLLYNSFYSQLIQHIASHGFIVVAPQLYTVAGPDSHEEIEATAKIINWLSEGLVHFLPPQVNPNLNKLGLAGHSRGGKVAFGLALGKSSLTTLNISAIIGIDPVDGMDKGRQTPPPILSYVPHSFDLGGSGVLVIGSGLGEIKKNPLFPPCAPKGVNHQDFYNECCKPAYYFVAKDYGHLDMLDDDTKGIRGKATFCLCKNGKCREPMRRFVGGVVVAFLKGYLEDDMRELTGLREGREMLPVELQRFECLV encoded by the exons ATGAATTCAGCACCTACCATCTCCACTCCTGCTTCTACAAATATCTTCAGTCTTGGAAAATACTCGACAAATTTCATAACTATCGAGTCAAGAACATGCGGTTTCAGCAGTAAAGTTTCAACATTTTCACCGCCAAAGCCTCTTTTAATTTGCAGCCCGACAGAAACAGGAGAGTTCCCTGTGCTGTTGCTTCTTCACGGGTATCTACTCTACAACTCTTTCTATTCTCAACTTATCCAACATATTGCATCCCATGGGTTCATTGTTGTGGCGCCGCAG TTATACACCGTGGCGGGCCCAGATTCGCACGAAGAAATCGAGGCAACAGCCAAGATAATCAACTGGTTGTCCGAGGGATTAGTCCATTTCCTCCCACCTCAGGTGAATCCAAATTTGAATAAGCTAGGATTAGCAGGCCATAGTCGTGGAGGTAAAGTGGCGTTTGGCTTAGCTTTGGGCAAATCCAGTCTCACGACCCTCAACATTTCGGCCATCATAGGTATCGACCCTGTCGATGGGATGGACAAAGGGAGACAAACGCCTCCTCCGATCCTAAGTTATGTTCCTCATTCATTCGATCTTGGTGGCTCGGGAGTTTTGGTTATAGGCTCGGGATTAGGGGAAATAAAGAAGAATCCTCTATTTCCTCCTTGTGCACCAAAAGGGGTGAATCATCAGGACTTCTACAACGAATGTTGCAAACCGGCTTATTATTTCGTGGCCAAAGATTACGGGCATCTTGATATGTTGGACGATGACACGAAGGGGATTCGAGGGAAGGCAACGTTTTGTTTGTGCAAGAATGGCAAGTGCCGAGAGCCGATGAGGAGATTCGTGGGAGGGGTCGTGGTGGCATTCTTGAAAGGCTACTTGGAAGATGATATGAGAGAGCTTACGGGGTTGAGAGAAGGGCGTGAAATGCTTCCCGTGGAGCTTCAAAGATTCGAATGCCTTGTGTAA